The Candidatus Methanoperedens sp. DNA window TCAATCCCCACAAGATGAGGGTTAAACTGGACGTGATTTAAATCGCCTGTGGGTTTATGGTGGTCTATAACTATAGCTTCTTTTATCTTTGAAGCAAGTTCGACCTGCGAACTCCCCATATCGCACAGGATGACAGCCCCATGAGATGTTTTTTCAATCAATTCAATGGTTGATTGTTCGAACTGGCTCACAATGGTGGCATGGAAAAGTATACCCCTTCTGTGCAGTGCATTGCACATGATTCCTGCGGCAGATAATCCATCAGCATCGTTATGGGAAATCAGCCTGACATTGTCGTGTTCTATTATTGCGTCTGCTGCACGCTTGCTCAATGCCAGGAGTTCAGCAAGGCTTCCCTTTCCATCACTCATCGCGAAATTAACATCTCGGCTCTCTCGAGAGAATATTTCCAGTCCGCTGGAAGCACGCCTTCACGGCGATAATATTTTTCAAGCCGCCTTATCTTTGACACCATATTATTGAGAGAACGCTTGTTATGAACATCCTTATGGTTCCTGTCAAGATGTTTTTTAAGTTCAAGGACTTTTACTATCAGGTTATAAATGTCCTCAGGGACTTTGGGACCAACATTCTTTTCCTTCATGATAGCGCCTATCTTCTTACCCGTGACGAGTGTAACATCGGGTACTCCGTAGCGGTCTCTTAGAACCATGCCGATCTCGCTTGAACTCCTGCCCTGCGTTGCGAGCTGCTGTACCGTGTTCTCGATCTCTTCTTTATTTGTGTTTGACCACTTGGGCGGCTCTGTCCTGACAGGTTTTTTGGAACCTGCCTGACCTTTCCTGCGTGTGTGCATTCTTGCCAATTAAATTTCCTCCAATAATCGTTATTTTAGACCTGTTTCTTTTTCTGTAAAAGCGAAGGCAAACCTTAATGGAGAATGTATATTAAATAACTTGTGATAATGAATTTTTCAACATATCACCTGAAAGTCAATGCAGATATTGTACTGATACGGCGCATAAGGTCTTACAATCCTCCTGTCAATAGCGATTATTCGTAAATTAAATCGGCGCGCGCTCTCCTCGATTCTCCTCAATATCCCATCGAAAAGGTCATCCTCATGCGCGATGGCGTATAAATGGATAATTCCGCCTTCTTTTATCGCAGAAAAAGCCGGCTCCAGGAACTCCATGCTGCTTAACGGCAGGTTCATGATAATATGGTCTGCCCCTGAAATCCCTATGATTTCTTCTCTTGCATCCCCTTCCCTCACCTCGACATTCTTTACTTTATTAAGCCTCACGTTCTCCTTCAGGTATTTAATTGCAACCGGGTTCTTGTCTATGGCTATGACCTGTGATGACGGGAATTTTTTCGCTATCAGGATACTGAAAGGCCCAACGCCTGCAAACATATCCAAAACCTTATCCCCGTCCTTTACCTGGTCTGCAATCCTCATCCTCTCGGTAGCCAGCCTGGGAGTGAAATATACCCTGGAAACATCAAGCAGGTATCTGCATCCGTTCTCCTTATACAGCGTCTCGGTCATTT harbors:
- a CDS encoding class I SAM-dependent methyltransferase family protein, coding for MESLCIRVSKKAGEDTRQKLIELGAIDKNLKIKSEGEDLLIPIIKSIEGYDIEKQDFEVLKKEESLVDALGFIPAYEIVGDIAIIDQYASDAHKIADALMRQKNIKTVLQAASAVEGEYRTREFTFLAGEKMTETLYKENGCRYLLDVSRVYFTPRLATERMRIADQVKDGDKVLDMFAGVGPFSILIAKKFPSSQVIAIDKNPVAIKYLKENVRLNKVKNVEVREGDAREEIIGISGADHIIMNLPLSSMEFLEPAFSAIKEGGIIHLYAIAHEDDLFDGILRRIEESARRFNLRIIAIDRRIVRPYAPYQYNICIDFQVIC
- a CDS encoding 30S ribosomal protein S15; protein product: MARMHTRRKGQAGSKKPVRTEPPKWSNTNKEEIENTVQQLATQGRSSSEIGMVLRDRYGVPDVTLVTGKKIGAIMKEKNVGPKVPEDIYNLIVKVLELKKHLDRNHKDVHNKRSLNNMVSKIRRLEKYYRREGVLPADWKYSLERAEMLISR